In Aedes albopictus strain Foshan chromosome 3, AalbF5, whole genome shotgun sequence, the genomic window ATCTTCTAGCTGAGCTTGGAATTTGTTCCAGCTGGTAAGAATGTCTTCGGGGATAAGTTCATCCCATTCTATGTCTTCCTTCCATGTTTCCTGCAACAGGAGCTTTGCATTGATTAGTACGGGTTGTATGAAACCCAGTGGATCGAAAAGCTTAAGTATTTTTGATGCTAGCTGCCTTTTTCTTACTTCTTTGGATGGTTCTTCGGATGTCGCCATCGCAAAGCTGAATGTATCCCGGATTGGGTTCCAGGCAATTCCTAGGGTTTTTATGATATCCTGGTCTCCAATAGTCACGGTTGTCTCCAGGTCTCCTTGATGTCTTCAATTATAATTGgggtcccgaataaaaaatacagtagaaaaaccgaacgttgtattgtaacagtactatttagaaccatatttttacaatagacaacactgtaaaaataaaaaatacaaaaacaattagatgtaatgtaaaacaccataccgtgaattgtaaataagatttttacaatatattatacaggttgttaagtatcgtaacaatataaaaaaatatttttctccatatatatttttttgcaaaaccatacattttattgttaatgaattgttcaaaatactgatacgtgggtttaaatataccgtacattgtatggtacatgaatggtttcaaacaataaaatgtaccgtaaataaattgtttttaattgtaatttcactactggttatacatttaattaaacggttttggaatggtttccttttgttatgttgtattgttttacattacataaaccatatattgttatattatcttgccattttcctcctgttaatggcatcttaggtttattcgatttattagaatgcgctttgggaattctccagagcgttttggataacccttcatatataggatcgcccacgtctaagtctgagtagtctctgattgcattaacagttgaagcttaggctcccatgccccaccagccagatgaccgggtttcgcaaacttagcattatttgtggcaacactttgagcggcatgatggaactatgccgagcgcgctaagtgttattagaccactaatgtagttgcatgaagtgggtgacgaggtacataaatatcattagggagcgtccataaattacgtcacgcaaaaattacccattttcaacccccccctcccccctatgtcacactttttgtatgagatctcaaaattttttgtatgggttgtcacactttactgaaccccccctcccccctaaaagcgtgacgtaatttatggacgttcccttacagcgtgcttaactgttattgcaatattgagggaCCAGTTtgaatacaccgtgtccaataaattctcatacaaaaacagattgaattcatttcacatctgtaattaggattttcaaagtttatttaattattgaaaggtcaactaacactgatcaaatacagcatatgttttggaatttacTGTCCTttttccttctctgctgatcgcttatgtgtcgtaagtccatttcagctggcacgcacgccatgttataggtatttcgtctcattttaatGATAAATGGTTTTAAGTTTAAACAAATTAGGTTCTTGTCCTCggcattgctagtagcaactatggccagaagagaaaaaaatatgagattctgtattggtgaagtacgaagccgtttaaTTTCgtacaaaataaaattaaattaaacaaAAACGTCCATTTAGCTGTTttgatgagatttgttgtgttgaaGAAGCATGGTTGcatcttctcttgttgattcataccattctcacttttaaaacatgcttgtatccctGTTGTGGTAAATaatgtccaaaatttacgttttatgatgattATTTCTAATTTAACggttattttcaaagaaatcagcccaagttgagcttacttgcataTGTCTCACCATAGCATCACTAAAATTGTTTTGTTTTAGCCCTAATATATCCATTTAGTACAATGcttgggataaaaactcaaaatttaaccttatagACTCTATTTAGGTATCggagaatgaaaaacttttcaagcatttttcttgcgtgccggagcaaacggatttcagaaaatgaaagtgtactgctaggcttatacaAGCAAACATAAAATaatgttattctaaaccgtatgcattatttaatcagtattatgtggcccttcaatacatgcattaactttgaaaatatgaatcacggATGTAAAatgaaattatattttctaaatttgtattttgtattagaacttattggacacggtgtaaatacataacaactcatgagataactgtcaagttcgattcaaatacagtagacgttcgataactgcaacatgtttacgtttcacctaccgaatgaaattcgttaactgcaacgactgacagacgtcaaagacttGTCAGTTTGTCTGAAAGTGATCTAAAATGCATTCAAAAGTGCATCGCTTTGCAGCTGTCGTCTGCTTTGACAGaaatttgacggatagcggtgcgataactgcaaaactgttgcacttatcggacttgcagttaaaaagcattgcagttaaagcgtttgcaccgagcgaacgtctactgtataagtTAGGttgaaaagcgaacccgcagacgaacctatattaagggcggacgggacggtcgaggaaatatccgccattgctctgtttctactaagatggtaatctcagattctacttcatataatggaacaaaaatctatcattgtgtatgctcacttgcagtgcatatgctgattgtttttcagcctcatctgtgcgatagaaatcgagattaccatctccaaaatcgcgaggcaaattgttagaaagagagggaagataggaaaaataacacagcgtcccgattcaccttaaaagtcatttcagtgttcagtccagtccatatgttaaagatggctctacgtcaaagataaagtttgtcaatcgcatttgattcgattgtggtcgaaggcaagttcacatgagagaagaggagaaaactcccctaaatgcaaatacagcaagaatagtgttgaattcatcgactgatttacggtaatctgacctgcatctttccgggttggcctacatttgtatttctctcgtcgcactctacacacctagcctgccatatctcttggacccctgcttggacctgcagttcttaggacatctggttcaccactgatttaaacatgttattgactttaaattgatgtttcaacttattcactttttttctctttgctttcctttgcatcaaaaaagtcacaaacatcaacaaaacaaagcacggaaaaaatcttaaactgaataaatctggtgtttgatttgaataggtcgaagttgcatataggaatcacagcaaacatacgacctattcaaatcgaacaccagaaataattaaaatttcacggaaaaataatgtttcggaaaagtgaatggttcaaacgtaagaaaaacagtttaatatattgttacataaaaatccaatgtaaatgtatagtatagcgaaccatatcattacaatacactttattgtagctggtacactgtatggtgcaggaatggttttcactatacattctatggttagtttttatccggggtgTTTGACGCCCACTTCCTTAGGGGAAAACACCTCTTTTTCAATGCTACCGCAACGCttgtttttaatttcttcagCTCTGAAACATTTGGCGCTCCGAGCATCAGGTTGTCTACGTAGAAACAGTTCTCGATGGCGTCGGCCACTTGAGGGCTTGTTTCTCGTTCTTCTACTGCTACTTGCTTCAGTGCTCGGCATGCTAGGAAGGATGAGGATGCTTCTCCATATGTAACTGTGGTTAGACGGTATGCACGTATTGGCAGACTTTGATCCTTCCTGTATAGGATGCATTGGAACCAAGTATCTGGTTCCGCTACCTTCACTTGGCGGTACATTTTTTCTACGTCTGCCATTAATACTATGTTGTGCCCGCGAAAGTCGATTAGCACATCATTTAGGTCTCGCTGAACGTTAGGTCCAACGATTTGTACGTCGTTAAGTGATACTCCACTGGTGGTTTTTGCACTGGCGTCAAATACCACTCTTAGTTTGGTTGACGTTGAGTCAGGCTTCTCTACGCAACTGTGAGGGATAAAGTATCTTACGTTGTGGAGTTCTTCCGCTGCGATGGGCTCCATATGGCCCATTTCAAtgtattcttccatgaatttgcgATATTCCGTGTATTTCTTTTTATCAATGGATAGTCTGGTTTCAAGGGCCAGATATCTTCTTCTTGCTTGTTCAAAGGAATGTCCCAGTTGTTGGTGATCGCTTCTAAACGGCATCCTGACTACGTATCTGCCTTCTGAGTCTACGATTGTATTATTGATAAAGTGTTCTTCGGCTTCTTCATCGAGGTTTTTCGGTGCTTCCGTCTCTCTCCCTAGTTCTTCGATTTTCCAGAACTGCTTAAAGAGTTCGTTGTTAGTTTCTCCTTCCCTGGGCTCTTCCTCGACTTTAGCGCATGTCAGCGCCGTTGTTCTACAGGATTCTGTGAGGACTCCCAATGAGGATTCTTGGAATGTGGGGCCTCTTCCCACGCGTAGTTGATTGGTTCCTAGTATTTGGTAGAAAACCCTCGCTCCGAGTAGTATGTCTATCTGACTGCAGAGATTAAAGTCTGGATCTGCTAGGGGAATGTTTTCTGGAATGTCTAATTCACTGAGCGGTATTGTGTAAATCGGCTGGTGATCAACTATTTTTCGGACGACTGCTAGCTCAATGTCCATAAATACTTCTCTATGTTGTGAGCAGATTCTGCCTTATTGCTTTTAGGTTCCCACTGACGCTTGCTTTTTAATTTGAATGATTTTAGCTATCTCCACCTTAGATTCAATATAGTATTCACATGAACCGGAAAATAAGTATCGAAATAATTTACTAAATATTTTGCAAAGTCATGCGATGTTTGATCTGTTTGTCTCGTATACTATGATGAAGAAAACTGACGAATTTCAACACGAAAGTTACGATATCTTTAGAAAATAATCGCTAAATTCATAGATGACCAACTGGTAGAACGGCCGGCCGTTTGCTGTGCTGGTTCAATACGTCCGGCAAATTTTaatcagccttatgtgattctgcCTTTTGTGATGCCGCCTTTCGTGTTTCCGCCTaacgtacacggtaaaaaatctgcactgtgatataaactgattggcacttgatttcgcactactgttcaatcagtttgttatcaatcacatatcatttgacaaagaacatccaatgcctcttcaattttaatgtaacttcacatcaattcgttgttgacaatgttttgatttcaaaactaaaatttaaaaaaaaaatgtgtacaaccgcacccagattcgataccaggacctttagagtcacgatcaactattttaccactacactgcttcacatctgttagagaggtgcgaatcgaagcgaagcactttctaccgcctgtcatctatgtttactttcatgcccaaaacagtcattaccaaatcaacaacttttcactttggatcgtattgctttttacagtagtgcaaatcgaagggattttctgttgatttctctggtgggtttgttttgatcctcaaatcaacactgacagcattgcgatctcaaaggaaaagcacttctgatcatgttgattacgacattgaatagttaagggatttttccgttacatctagcgtgcagaatttttaccgtgtaggatAGCCTATCTCCGTTCTTTGTAGGCTCGATTCcattattttttaagaattcttattTATTAATAGTATTAACATGTACCTCGAAATAGATAAAATATTGGGGAAAGAGCAAACATTTTTCAGTCATCTCATCTGACGTGAGAAAAAAGTTTCTACAgtatatcaaacaattgtccgtacagcaatttttttagtaaaataatttttcattcaaatgttcataacttttttatacgtcaatcaaaaacgctgaaattttgaccaatcatgaatcatatattaaagctccattggtaaaattttgagagaTATCaaatatagaacttttagaaaaacttataggatttttgaacacatttttaaaacattttatctcAGTATGTAGTCAATGAAActtttttgtgtgttacagctgatacctaaggttttcatatgcagctacttttgaggttttatattcactacaaaaaatatgaaaaatgtgcttatgtagttgacgatgttgtaaaatttaccatattttgcacatataatctgccaaacgttttccaccaataaaagtgctctaactgaacgaaaaatacataggacctactcttcatgtgTAGTTTAGTagttcctgtataaaaatattgcattacgagagtttaaaaacgttgaaaacacttggcacttttattgatcaaaatatgataaatttccaaataacactctgaacatatacagatttttcatattttttgtagtgaatataaaacctcaaatgaagctgcatatgaaagccttaggtataagctgtatcacaaaaaatggaaaaagtttcatcgagtacatattgagatgttttaaaaaatgcgttcaaaaatcttataagttttactaaaagttctatcactttcagaaaactttttcgatctcgctcaaaatttaccaatgaagctttaatatatggCTTATGATTgaccaaaatttcagcgtatttgattgatgtacaaaaaagttatgatcatttgaattaaaaattatttcaaccAAAAAACTGTTGTACtgccaattgtttgatacactgtataagaCTAACAATATTTTAGAGGCTCTTACTTTATGACTTTATTATAGATTGGAAAGATTACCCGATGAGCTACCATGGTTGGTTCCAACTTCcgcaaatgatcaaaattttaagATACACGCAATTACTATCATCGTGTCGCTAACTGATAAAAAAATCAGTCATAAGTGTCGCAAGCTATCTTCTAagcaatcgtttttttttttaagacgcTGGGAACtagtgatgtaccgaatattCGGGCCGAATATCAGCCTTTTTTCGATTTTACCgaatattcgtttagccgaatattttttttttttttttttcatagtgattacggcggtagcacgctgtgcttatgttctaacaccgcaccctttccctacgtttgcttctatgagcctctatttttgtttcaacacacagaagtacgtaggcatatcgtggcccaagtcgacactgttttggcctgcgttgaacaaaaatagttttaataaaagtttcccctttttttctttttgtcaatagggtcctaaaattaaagacgaaatctcgcttatatttaataatacgatcaagcatggtattctaatcggaattatactttactcgaacttgaaaaacaaaggaataatgagaaaattcaaaataagtaaaatggtaaatagttctactttgacatttgaggtcaaccttgtgtgactgagctcgacatttttcgcactgggatttcaaaaatgttcctatctgacatacacggtgaaaaaaactcactcaaagtatgtgttataagctagggacgagacaaaagcctaaaaaaataaaaattatatattttcaactatggttaataaaaacgtcaaaaaatgagtaaatatgtactcttgaaccatatactgtggtttaaaacaagaatcccgataggactttaggagcctattgttttttttttgtagtatggtccatgtatttagttaggttcttgtcaatttgtcagttattcgaagtagatctccaaaatgtagtcaataagtcaattaagtcattctgatctgttctatcatagcagctttagtctttgctttattgaagtgtagttttattggaaatatgctgaatatcgttattaaaaagagacgtctggagctGTGTCCtgcttgttccgtcatgcacatactacatattaaaaaatgaatattaatgctgtctagcgcattgtttcctatcggctaTTATTGTAgtatagtcccaactgcaagctttttttccaatcttagcgtcaattgtcttctagttacttctagacagattcatcgaatcagtcgaacccgcatgttaaaatacagtcgattctgtg contains:
- the LOC134291070 gene encoding uncharacterized protein LOC134291070, with product MPFRSDHQQLGHSFEQARRRYLALETRLSIDKKKYTEYRKFMEEYIEMGHMEPIAAEELHNVRYFIPHSCVEKPDSTSTKLRVVFDASAKTTSGVSLNDVQIVGPNVQRDLNDVLIDFRGHNIVLMADVEKMYRQVKVAEPDTWFQCILYRKDQSLPIRAYRLTTVTYGEASSSFLACRALKQVAVEERETSPQVADAIENCFYVDNLMLGAPNVSELKKLKTSVAVALKKRCFPLRKWASNTPDKN